A portion of the Candidatus Scalindua japonica genome contains these proteins:
- a CDS encoding protein adenylyltransferase SelO: protein MNTQLEAQTLDTLTFDNSFMRELPADPETENYRRQVKRACYSRVQPTKVVQPQMVAYAREVAEKLGFASGICETDDFVQVFSGNRLLPAMDCYATCYGGHQFGSWAGQLGDGRAINLGEIVNHNGERWTLQLKGAGPTPYARMADGFAVLRSSVREFLCSEAMHHLGIPTTRALSLVTTGEQIVRDMFYDGNSRPEPGAVVCRVAQSFTRFGSFQIFAARRETDVLQQLLDYTIRTDFPHLGEPSPDIYLAWFEEVCRRTAEMVVHWMRVGFVHGVMNTDNMSILGLTIDYGPYGWLEGYDPDWTPNTTDAGLHRYCFGKQPQIAYWNLAQLSHAISPLVERAELLKGVLKSYIKEYEYGWQSMMAKKLGLNAFDSETDDELVTELQAILQLAETDITIFFRQLAKIDFELKPMGDVRDVTLPETLMNAFYVPDQLTDDHVVRIGNWIRRYGERVRKDGTLNDKRRRRMNAINPKYVLRNYLAQLAIDKAEQGDNSMVNELLELLRHPYDEQPDKEDYAEKRPDWARHRAGGSMLSCSS from the coding sequence ATGAATACTCAATTGGAAGCGCAGACTCTGGATACCTTAACGTTTGATAATAGCTTTATGCGTGAACTACCCGCCGACCCCGAAACGGAAAACTATCGCCGTCAGGTAAAACGGGCTTGTTACTCTCGTGTACAACCAACAAAAGTTGTTCAGCCGCAGATGGTTGCCTATGCCAGGGAAGTGGCTGAGAAACTGGGTTTTGCAAGTGGCATTTGCGAAACTGATGATTTTGTACAGGTATTTTCAGGCAACCGGTTGCTGCCTGCTATGGATTGTTATGCCACCTGTTACGGTGGCCATCAGTTCGGCAGCTGGGCAGGACAACTCGGAGATGGTCGTGCTATAAATCTTGGTGAGATAGTTAATCATAATGGAGAGAGGTGGACATTACAACTAAAAGGAGCCGGCCCAACACCATATGCACGAATGGCAGACGGTTTTGCTGTTTTACGCTCATCAGTACGTGAGTTTCTGTGTAGCGAAGCGATGCATCATTTGGGAATACCCACGACACGAGCGTTAAGTCTGGTAACTACGGGAGAGCAGATTGTCAGGGATATGTTTTATGATGGCAATTCCAGGCCTGAACCGGGAGCCGTTGTCTGCCGTGTCGCCCAATCATTTACACGCTTCGGCAGTTTTCAGATTTTTGCAGCGCGTCGAGAAACCGATGTATTGCAACAGCTGTTAGATTACACCATACGTACTGATTTTCCCCATTTGGGTGAACCGTCTCCTGATATTTATCTGGCGTGGTTTGAGGAGGTCTGCCGCAGAACAGCAGAGATGGTTGTACACTGGATGCGTGTGGGGTTCGTCCATGGTGTTATGAACACTGATAACATGTCGATTCTCGGCCTCACGATTGACTACGGCCCCTATGGCTGGCTGGAAGGCTATGACCCCGACTGGACCCCTAACACAACCGACGCTGGACTTCATCGATATTGCTTTGGCAAACAGCCACAAATTGCTTACTGGAACCTTGCTCAACTCTCCCATGCCATCTCTCCATTGGTCGAGCGGGCAGAACTATTAAAAGGAGTACTGAAGAGTTATATAAAAGAGTACGAATATGGTTGGCAATCCATGATGGCCAAAAAACTGGGGCTGAATGCTTTCGACTCTGAAACTGACGACGAATTAGTAACGGAGCTACAGGCGATATTGCAGTTAGCTGAAACAGACATTACAATTTTTTTTCGACAGCTTGCAAAGATCGATTTTGAACTTAAACCAATGGGTGATGTACGCGATGTTACATTGCCGGAAACTCTAATGAATGCTTTCTACGTGCCTGATCAGTTAACTGATGATCATGTAGTGCGTATCGGTAATTGGATACGGCGTTACGGAGAGCGTGTGCGTAAAGACGGTACATTAAACGATAAACGACGTAGAAGGATGAACGCCATCAATCCAAAATATGTGTTGCGAAACTACCTGGCCCAGCTTGCAATCGACAAGGCAGAGCAGGGTGACAATTCGATGGTCAATGAATTGCTGGAGTTACTGCGCCACCCTTATGATGAACAACCAGACAAAGAAGATTATGCTGAAAAGCGTCCTGACTGGGCGCGTCATCGAGCAGGCGGTTCGATGCTTTCATGCAGCTCTTGA
- a CDS encoding glucokinase produces the protein MNTTISILAADIGGTTSRFAHFEAGLGKTLEMVDILSFNTASHNISSFNDLVQNFLDLKSNSFCELCNYNIVVFAVAGPVRNNKCTPPNIKWEIDLNSIKEKKCIIINDFVAQAYACLTKKIYSKTIPIKSGESDYEGTKAVIGAGTGLGHCALVYNKCSKKEEHDYIPVASEGAHIAFPFIGEEELEFENFATKKLNIPYLSGDLVVSGIGISLLHEFLSGQRLTPENVMRDNSRNSSALKLFTRFYARACRSYALSVYATGGIIISGGIAAKNPEVVNNNYFIQEFCNSPTQEKLLQMIPVNLNCREDIGLFGAACYAQRLCQR, from the coding sequence ATGAACACAACAATCAGTATTCTTGCTGCAGATATAGGTGGAACAACCAGTCGGTTTGCTCATTTTGAGGCAGGCCTTGGGAAGACACTGGAAATGGTAGATATCTTATCATTTAATACTGCAAGTCACAATATTTCTTCTTTTAATGATTTAGTCCAGAATTTTCTGGATTTAAAGTCGAATTCGTTCTGTGAATTATGTAACTATAACATTGTGGTTTTTGCTGTGGCTGGGCCTGTCCGAAATAATAAATGTACTCCTCCCAATATTAAGTGGGAGATAGATTTGAACTCTATCAAAGAGAAAAAATGTATTATTATAAATGATTTCGTCGCTCAAGCGTATGCATGCTTAACGAAAAAGATATATTCAAAAACGATTCCAATAAAAAGTGGTGAAAGTGATTATGAAGGTACAAAAGCGGTTATTGGTGCCGGAACAGGTCTTGGACATTGCGCACTGGTTTATAATAAATGTTCAAAGAAAGAAGAACATGATTATATCCCGGTGGCATCGGAAGGTGCACATATAGCATTTCCGTTTATTGGGGAAGAAGAGTTGGAATTTGAAAACTTTGCTACTAAAAAGCTGAATATACCATATTTGTCTGGTGATCTGGTTGTAAGTGGAATTGGAATATCCTTACTTCACGAGTTTTTATCTGGGCAGAGATTAACTCCGGAAAACGTAATGAGAGACAATTCAAGAAACAGCTCTGCTCTTAAACTGTTTACACGTTTTTATGCCAGAGCGTGTCGGAGTTATGCATTATCCGTATATGCAACAGGTGGTATTATAATTTCAGGAGGTATAGCTGCAAAAAACCCGGAAGTTGTTAACAATAATTATTTTATACAAGAATTCTGTAATTCTCCTACACAAGAAAAATTGCTTCAAATGATCCCGGTTAATTTAAATTGCCGGGAAGATATCGGGTTATTTGGTGCAGCCTGCTATGCGCAAAGACTATGTCAGAGATAA
- a CDS encoding sulfite exporter TauE/SafE family protein — MHEITVITITAASIGLIHTMLGPDHYLPFIVMARAKKWSLTRTTFITVLCGIGHVLSSVVLGIIGVALGISLNKLGAIESFRGGIAAWFLIAFGLGYFIWGVFTARRNRPHVHWHAHGDASMPIHKHKHQHDSKEQLHVHKGEKAKNLTPWILFTIFVFGPCEPLIPLLIYPAAKSSTIGMVLVTGVFGVVTIATMLSIVILLSLGANLLPLGRLERYTHALAGATICLCGITIRFLGL, encoded by the coding sequence TTGCACGAAATAACTGTTATCACAATTACGGCGGCATCAATAGGCCTGATTCATACAATGCTCGGGCCTGACCACTATCTGCCTTTTATTGTAATGGCGCGGGCAAAGAAATGGTCGTTGACCAGAACAACCTTCATAACCGTTTTATGTGGGATAGGCCATGTATTGAGTTCTGTAGTTTTAGGTATAATAGGCGTCGCTCTGGGAATATCTTTAAATAAGTTAGGTGCAATTGAGTCCTTTCGCGGTGGAATTGCGGCATGGTTTCTCATAGCTTTCGGGCTGGGGTATTTTATCTGGGGAGTATTCACGGCACGAAGGAACCGTCCGCACGTACACTGGCATGCGCACGGAGACGCAAGTATGCCAATTCATAAACATAAACATCAGCATGATAGTAAAGAGCAATTACATGTTCATAAGGGAGAAAAAGCAAAGAACCTTACTCCATGGATACTATTTACCATCTTTGTATTTGGTCCCTGTGAGCCCCTGATTCCGTTACTGATATATCCTGCGGCAAAGAGCAGTACTATTGGTATGGTGCTGGTAACCGGTGTTTTCGGTGTTGTGACGATTGCAACAATGCTGAGTATTGTTATACTTCTCTCTCTGGGGGCAAATCTACTGCCTCTGGGAAGGCTGGAGCGATACACTCATGCCCTGGCAGGTGCAACCATTTGTCTCTGTGGAATAACAATTCGGTTTCTTGGACTATGA
- the nikR gene encoding nickel-responsive transcriptional regulator NikR: MDDLVRFGVSMDARLLKQFDKYISQKGYANRSEAIRDLIRGNLVEEEWKAGEGETVGTITIIYNHHKRELTDTLTNIQHKYHASMISTMHVHLDSHNCLEVLVVKGKAREIKIVADRLIGTKGVMHGKLTTTTLGKDFR; the protein is encoded by the coding sequence ATGGATGATTTAGTCAGGTTTGGGGTTTCAATGGACGCCAGACTTCTCAAACAATTTGATAAGTATATAAGCCAGAAAGGTTATGCAAACAGATCAGAAGCTATCAGAGACCTGATAAGAGGCAACCTGGTGGAAGAGGAGTGGAAGGCAGGTGAAGGAGAGACTGTTGGGACTATTACCATTATCTACAACCATCACAAGCGTGAATTAACAGATACTTTGACAAACATTCAGCACAAATACCACGCTTCTATGATTTCCACCATGCACGTGCATCTTGACTCCCATAACTGCCTGGAGGTTTTAGTGGTGAAAGGCAAGGCCAGGGAAATAAAGATAGTTGCTGACAGGCTTATCGGAACAAAAGGGGTAATGCATGGAAAGCTGACAACGACTACTCTGGGTAAAGACTTTCGTTGA
- a CDS encoding YajQ family cyclic di-GMP-binding protein has translation MADTHSLDIVCKVEIHEVKNAVDQAKKQLAVRYDFKGSKSSITLNKDDSITLIADDDYKLKSLTDILTEKLAKRAIPSKALVFGKTEKALGNTIRQVITFQSGIPMDKAKEIVKLIKGMKLKVQSQIQEDKIRLSGKKIDDLQTVMQTIKDQDYDFAVQFENYK, from the coding sequence ATGGCAGATACACATTCACTTGACATTGTATGTAAGGTAGAGATACACGAGGTTAAGAACGCGGTAGATCAGGCCAAAAAGCAATTGGCGGTAAGATACGATTTTAAAGGAAGCAAATCGTCAATCACCTTGAATAAAGATGACTCCATAACGTTGATCGCCGATGATGACTATAAACTTAAAAGTTTAACAGATATTTTGACTGAAAAACTTGCAAAGAGAGCAATCCCATCAAAAGCCCTTGTTTTTGGAAAAACAGAAAAAGCCCTGGGAAATACTATAAGGCAGGTTATTACGTTTCAGTCAGGCATTCCTATGGATAAAGCAAAAGAGATTGTAAAACTTATAAAAGGCATGAAGCTGAAAGTACAATCACAAATTCAGGAAGATAAAATCAGGTTATCAGGAAAAAAGATAGATGATCTGCAAACCGTTATGCAGACAATCAAAGACCAGGATTATGATTTTGCAGTGCAATTCGAAAATTATAAATAG
- the ahbB gene encoding siroheme decarboxylase subunit beta → MTEDLDIKLIKHTQEGLPLTKTPYKDIADALGMSEEEVIDRLKSLLECGKIRRLAASIAHRKIGINSNAMTVWKVPQEKVDECGKIMAAFEEVTHCYERPTFPGWEYNVFTMIHGYTDEECENVINSIKEKTGLDDYVMLYSEKEFKKVGVRI, encoded by the coding sequence ATGACAGAAGATTTAGATATTAAACTGATTAAACATACTCAGGAGGGTTTACCCCTGACAAAGACCCCATACAAAGATATAGCAGATGCATTAGGTATGTCTGAGGAAGAAGTTATAGACAGATTAAAGTCCCTGTTGGAATGTGGAAAGATAAGGAGGCTTGCGGCTTCTATAGCTCACAGGAAGATAGGGATAAACTCTAATGCCATGACAGTATGGAAGGTTCCTCAGGAGAAGGTGGATGAGTGCGGAAAAATAATGGCGGCTTTTGAAGAGGTTACACATTGTTATGAACGTCCGACATTTCCAGGTTGGGAGTATAACGTATTTACCATGATTCATGGTTATACTGATGAAGAGTGTGAAAACGTTATAAACAGCATAAAAGAGAAAACCGGTCTTGACGATTACGTAATGTTATACAGTGAAAAGGAATTCAAGAAGGTAGGAGTAAGGATCTAG
- a CDS encoding Lrp/AsnC family transcriptional regulator, with product MALNDTEKKILQRLQSNLPLTHRPFLDIANELDLDEDLVIEKIKAMVEGKYVRRLAPIINTQAVGNSATLAAMQVPDDRIDDVAEVINGYSGVSHNYLRKGKNKELPLNIWFTMSAPSQEKLEENIKEIETRTGFDVRMLPTTKKYKIGVKFKIYKKG from the coding sequence ATGGCATTAAACGATACTGAAAAAAAAATACTACAAAGGCTTCAATCAAATCTTCCATTGACACATAGACCATTCCTGGATATTGCCAATGAACTGGATCTTGATGAAGACTTGGTCATTGAAAAAATAAAAGCTATGGTTGAGGGTAAATACGTCAGACGTCTTGCCCCTATTATAAATACCCAGGCTGTTGGAAACTCTGCGACACTTGCGGCGATGCAGGTACCTGATGACAGAATTGATGATGTAGCTGAGGTGATAAACGGGTATAGCGGTGTTTCTCATAATTATTTAAGAAAAGGGAAAAACAAAGAGCTTCCTCTTAATATCTGGTTTACGATGTCGGCACCATCACAGGAAAAGCTTGAAGAAAATATTAAAGAGATAGAGACTCGTACCGGTTTTGATGTCCGCATGCTGCCAACGACTAAGAAATATAAGATAGGTGTGAAATTTAAAATATACAAAAAAGGATAA
- a CDS encoding 4Fe-4S binding protein codes for MEWDKEASLRLEKIPIFVRRMARSKIEKRASEKGKSIVTLEDVEDAKAGFMGTGSVKSDKGVMNANPFSLDSKMGEDKFEILKRSDEYSEEDGLPAMYTIEICRGEDVECPFLIEGVKGLRQKMKNRLREIEFSKKLINRIDGKILPHQRLKIAISSCPNCCSMPQIRDFGVHVRAKVIVDDAFECNGCGNCLRACKEGAIRITGMSNEQAEVTGDGQTGQPENRKRVVAINYDRCVHCGLCAEVCPTGTIKTEKKCFRVMIGGKLGRHPRFADDLTGFADESEVLKALDVCVDALLNEKKEKRFGELVRKIGIEEFKRRLNENKDLSREQVSDKEIVHSGMHN; via the coding sequence ATGGAATGGGATAAAGAGGCAAGTTTAAGGCTTGAAAAAATACCCATATTTGTAAGAAGGATGGCTCGATCAAAGATCGAAAAACGTGCCAGTGAAAAGGGGAAGAGCATTGTAACCCTGGAAGATGTTGAAGACGCAAAGGCAGGTTTTATGGGTACCGGAAGTGTTAAAAGCGATAAAGGGGTTATGAACGCAAATCCTTTCTCTCTGGACTCAAAAATGGGGGAAGATAAATTTGAAATCCTGAAAAGGTCAGATGAATATAGTGAGGAAGACGGGCTTCCGGCAATGTACACTATTGAAATATGCCGTGGAGAAGATGTTGAATGTCCGTTTTTGATAGAAGGAGTCAAAGGGCTTCGTCAGAAAATGAAAAACCGGCTGAGAGAGATCGAATTCAGTAAAAAACTGATCAACAGAATAGATGGTAAAATCCTTCCTCATCAGAGGCTGAAGATCGCGATTTCCAGTTGTCCGAACTGCTGTTCCATGCCTCAAATCAGGGATTTTGGTGTACACGTCAGGGCTAAAGTAATTGTGGATGACGCTTTTGAATGTAACGGTTGTGGAAATTGTTTGAGGGCCTGTAAAGAAGGTGCTATCAGGATTACGGGAATGTCAAATGAACAGGCGGAAGTAACAGGAGATGGGCAAACCGGGCAGCCTGAAAACCGGAAAAGGGTTGTTGCCATTAACTATGATCGTTGTGTACATTGTGGCTTATGTGCCGAGGTTTGTCCTACCGGTACGATAAAGACAGAGAAAAAATGCTTTCGCGTAATGATTGGAGGTAAGCTGGGAAGACATCCTCGGTTTGCGGACGACCTTACAGGCTTTGCAGATGAATCCGAAGTACTCAAGGCTCTGGATGTGTGTGTAGACGCGTTACTGAATGAAAAGAAAGAAAAACGTTTTGGAGAATTAGTAAGAAAAATTGGCATTGAAGAGTTTAAAAGAAGGTTAAATGAAAATAAAGATCTTTCACGTGAACAGGTGAGTGATAAAGAGATAGTACATTCGGGAATGCATAATTAG
- a CDS encoding phosphopantothenoylcysteine decarboxylase codes for MPLLKKKNILITSGSTRGYLDAIRYITNTSTGKLGREIAHVAMSRGAIVTYVYGADSLFPLVQDLKDINPSQLKLIEIETNDDLVKVIKEKLKRKKFDAIVHAMAVADYVPARVKPDKTPSKKKEWLLKLVKTPKVIAIIRDIWPDAQLVGFKLEVNRTKDDLIKTARRFLKKNRADIIVANDNKNISCNRHIAYMVTEDSKISRPLKTKSDIAENIISYLENILN; via the coding sequence ATGCCCCTCCTCAAAAAGAAAAATATTCTTATTACCTCTGGTTCAACTCGTGGCTATCTGGACGCCATTCGATACATAACCAACACTTCAACAGGGAAGCTTGGCAGGGAAATAGCACATGTTGCCATGAGCCGAGGTGCGATAGTTACCTATGTCTACGGTGCAGATAGCCTGTTTCCTTTAGTTCAAGATCTCAAGGACATAAATCCTTCACAGCTTAAGTTGATTGAAATTGAAACGAATGATGATCTGGTTAAGGTTATTAAGGAAAAATTGAAGAGAAAGAAATTTGATGCTATTGTTCACGCAATGGCGGTAGCTGATTATGTGCCGGCCAGGGTTAAACCTGACAAAACACCGTCAAAAAAGAAAGAATGGTTACTGAAGCTGGTAAAAACACCAAAGGTCATAGCAATTATCAGGGATATATGGCCGGATGCACAGCTTGTTGGTTTTAAATTAGAGGTAAACAGAACAAAAGACGATCTGATAAAAACAGCCAGAAGATTTCTAAAAAAGAACAGGGCTGACATAATCGTAGCAAATGATAACAAAAACATCTCCTGCAACCGCCATATTGCGTACATGGTTACAGAAGACAGTAAAATATCGAGGCCATTAAAAACCAAATCGGATATTGCAGAAAATATAATTTCCTACCTTGAGAATATCCTCAATTAA
- a CDS encoding M16 family metallopeptidase, whose protein sequence is MKTKEVNFSLRHFFIFIIMLSGFSIGQAKTLYAYDEHSGQAIEPVMTAPQSEGAKIVSKFEYEPIEFTPPRPERVVLDNGMVIYLLEDHELPLFKITAKFRTGAVYEPEEKAGLANLVGSVMRRGGTKTRTPEQMNEELEFIAASVETGISRESGSASLSTMKKDIDKGLDVFADVLMNPAFPEDMIRKEKDEILENIRRENDTPSKIIFREFRKILYKADHPYSRKIIGYKETVESITRDDMIAFHKKYFCPNNVIMGISGDFDTQEILEKLKVVFADWKKREIHFSEVPAVEKKFKRSINYIYKDVNQASVVFGHLGINRLNKDYFPIKIMNFILGGGSFTSRIPSKVRSDEGLAYSAYSGFHTPRDLGFFFASCQTKSESTVKAINFALDEVRKIREEHVGDDELELAKDTYINQFIFKFTSSASIVGQMVGIEYEGLPLDYLDTYVDNIKAITKEDIARVAKEYLRPDDIKLLVIGDVEQFDKPLTGFGEVNTIELENKKE, encoded by the coding sequence ATGAAAACAAAGGAAGTTAATTTTTCACTAAGACATTTTTTTATTTTCATTATCATGCTGTCAGGTTTTTCTATTGGGCAGGCAAAAACACTTTATGCGTATGATGAACATAGCGGACAGGCGATTGAACCGGTTATGACCGCACCCCAATCTGAGGGGGCAAAGATAGTATCTAAGTTTGAATACGAACCAATTGAGTTTACTCCGCCAAGGCCTGAACGAGTGGTTCTGGACAATGGCATGGTCATTTACCTTCTTGAAGACCACGAATTGCCTCTTTTTAAAATTACAGCTAAATTCAGGACAGGAGCCGTTTATGAGCCTGAAGAGAAAGCAGGGCTTGCAAATCTGGTTGGCAGTGTAATGAGAAGAGGTGGTACAAAGACAAGAACGCCGGAACAGATGAATGAAGAACTGGAGTTTATTGCCGCATCTGTTGAGACCGGCATTAGCAGAGAATCAGGTAGCGCATCTCTTTCTACAATGAAGAAGGATATTGACAAAGGTCTGGATGTTTTTGCGGATGTGTTGATGAACCCTGCTTTTCCTGAAGATATGATCAGGAAGGAGAAAGATGAGATACTGGAAAACATAAGAAGGGAAAATGATACCCCCAGCAAGATTATTTTCAGGGAGTTCAGGAAGATCCTTTATAAGGCGGACCATCCGTATAGTAGGAAAATAATAGGGTATAAAGAGACCGTAGAAAGTATAACCAGAGATGACATGATTGCTTTCCATAAAAAGTACTTTTGCCCGAACAATGTTATTATGGGTATTTCCGGTGATTTTGATACACAGGAAATATTAGAAAAGCTAAAGGTTGTTTTTGCAGATTGGAAAAAGAGAGAAATACATTTTTCGGAAGTGCCAGCAGTTGAGAAAAAATTCAAAAGGTCAATAAATTATATTTACAAAGATGTGAACCAGGCCAGCGTGGTTTTTGGCCATTTAGGCATAAACAGGTTAAACAAAGACTATTTCCCAATTAAGATAATGAACTTTATCCTTGGAGGAGGAAGCTTTACCTCCAGAATTCCGAGTAAAGTTCGTTCAGATGAAGGGTTGGCATATTCGGCGTACAGTGGGTTTCATACTCCAAGAGATCTTGGTTTCTTCTTCGCATCGTGCCAGACTAAAAGTGAATCGACGGTAAAAGCCATAAATTTCGCCCTGGATGAAGTAAGGAAGATCAGGGAAGAACACGTTGGTGATGATGAATTAGAACTGGCAAAAGATACCTACATAAACCAGTTTATCTTTAAATTTACATCGAGTGCAAGTATCGTTGGTCAAATGGTAGGGATAGAATACGAAGGTTTGCCATTAGATTATCTTGATACCTATGTGGATAATATAAAGGCAATTACTAAAGAAGATATAGCTCGTGTGGCAAAAGAGTATTTACGCCCCGACGATATTAAATTGCTCGTTATTGGAGATGTGGAGCAATTTGATAAACCGTTAACTGGATTTGGTGAAGTAAATACTATTGAGTTGGAAAATAAAAAGGAATAG